CAATCCCCCGCAAAGGCCAGCACTGCCGCCAGCGCCGCCGCGCAGCAACTGAACCGGCTGGGCGACGAATACTGGGACGCGCAGGCGCGTTTCAACCCGATCGCCGCCAGCGAAGCCGGCGACCCGCGCTTTTCCGACCAGATCGGCATGGCGATCGACCCCAAGGTGCGCGCGCGCCAGTTCGCCTTGTACAAGGAATTCGTCAAGCGCCTGCACGCGATCCCGCGCGAAGGCTTGTCACAGCGCGACCGGACCAGCTGGGACATCCTCGACTTCGACCTCGCCAGCACGCTGCGCTTCGAAGCCTTTCCGGAACACCTGCTGCCGCTGGACCAGATGGAAAGCATCCCGGTCGACCTGGCCAACTATGCCAGCGGCCAGGGCGCGCAGCCGCTGGCCACGCCCAAGGATTATCAGGCCTACCTGCGCCGCCTGGAACAGCTCGGCCCGTGGATCGACCAGGCCATCGCCGACATGCGCGAGGGAGTGAAACGCGGCGTGACGCTGCCGAAGGCGGTGATGACCTCGGCCCTGCCCCAGTTCAAGCAGCTGGTCGCGGCCAGCGCCGAAGACAGCATCTATTACACGCCGGTCAAGCACTTCCCGGGCGCCTTCACGGCGGCGGACAAGGCGCGCCTGGGCGCCGCCTACCGCAACACCATCGGCAACAAGGTCAACCCGGCCATCAAGCGCCTGGCCGACTTCCTGGAACACGAGTACCTGCCGGCCTGCCGTACCAGCACCGGCTGGAGCGCGCTGCCGCAGGGGATGGACTGGTACCTGGCGCGCGTGGCCAGCCAGACCACGACCAGCCTGCAGCCGGAACAGATCCACCAGATCGGCCTGGAGGAAGTGGCGCGCATCCAGGGAGAGTACGCGCGCATCGGCCCGCAGATGGGCTACACCGGTCCGGCGGCCGGGCTGCCGACCTGGGTGTCGGAACAGGCGAAATACAAGCCGTTCAAGACCGAGGGCGAGATCGTCGACGTGTTCCGCAAGCTGAACACGACGCTCAACGCCAAGCTGCCGGCGCTGTTCTCGCTGCGGCCGAAGACCCCGCTCGACATCCGCCTGGAACCGGAACTGACGCGCGCCACCGCGTCCGACCACTACACGCCGCCGGCCGTCGACGGCTCGCGTCCGGGCGTGTTCTGGTCGGTGGTGAACGACCCGGCGCAGTATGGCGACACCGGCATGGTCACGCTGTTCCTGCACGAGGGCCAGCCGGGCCACCACTTCCACATCGCGCTGACGCAGGAACTGGGCTTGCCGACCTTCCGCAAGTTCTACTTCAATAACGCCTTCACCGAAGGCTGGGCGCTGTATGCCGAGACGCTCGGCAAGGAGATGGGCCTGTTCGACAAGCCGGAGGATTACTTCGGCCACCTGAACGACGAGATGCTGCGCGCGGTGCGCCTGGTGGTCGACACCGGCATGCATGCGAAGGGCTGGACGCGCGAGCAATCGATCCAGTACATGCGCACGACGCTGGGCTATCCGGAAGCGACCGGGCGCAGCGAGACCGAGCGCTACATGGCGTGGCCGGGCCAGGCGCTGGGCTACAAGGTCGGCGCCCTGAAAATCCAGGAACTGCGCCGCCGCGCCGAGGCCGCGCTGGGACCGAAGTTCAGCCTGCCCAAGTTCCACGAGATCGTGCTGGGCGAAGGGACACTGCCGCTGGCGCTGCTGGAAAAGAAGGTCGACCGCTGGATCGCCGAAAGCAAATGACCAAGCAGGGCACGCTCAGGAAAACGACGTCGTCCCCGCGGAGGCATACTGCTGTCCAAGATAAGCGTTATCTCTGCCTTAAGCGGGTTTTGTTGCTAGCAGTAACGTAAAAATCATTCCTAGCTAACAACTCGTCGTCCCCGCGAAGGCGGGGATAATGCCACTGGCATTATCCCCTCCATGCCGAGCTAGAGAATTTGGTACCCAGAAGCAACCAGAATGCTTTAAAAATACCAACTTTTGGCACTCAGCATGGGTCCCCGCCTTCGCGGGGACGACGGTCTTTAGGCCAGCAATATTATCTTGTACAGCAGTGCGCGGAGGCGGGGACCCATGCTGAGTATCCAGTTCGAATTGACGCGAGTGACTGCCGACACATGATGCATCACCGATCCGGCGCGATCCGCCACACCACGCCGCCGGCATCGTCGACCACCAGCAACGCGCCGTCGGCCGCCACCGTCACCGCCGCCGGGCGGCCCCAGACGTCGCGGTCGCTCAGCACCATGCCGGTCATGAAGTCCTGGTACTGGCCGGTCGGCACGCCGTTCTTCATCGTCACGCGCACCACCTTGTAGCCGGTGCGGATGCCGCGGTTCCACGAGCCGTGCAAGGCCACGAAGATGTCGCCCTCGTACTCCTTCGGGAATGCATTTTTGGCGCCGGCCGGGGCCTGGTAGACCGTCATGCCCAGCGGCGCCGAGTGCGCCTGGATCAGCGTGTCCGGCACGGTCACCTTGTCGCGCAAATCCGGACGGATGCCCTTCAAACGCGGGTCTTCGTGCGCGCCCAGGTAGTACCACGGCCAGCCATAGAAACCGCCCTGTTTCACGCGCGTGACGTAGTCGGGCGGCAGGTTGTCGCCTAGTTCGTCGCGCTCGTTGACGTTGCAGAACAGGTCGCCGGTGCCGGGGTGCACCAGCATGCCGACGCAGTTGCGCAAGCCGTTGGCGAACGGGCGGCGGTTCTTGCCGTCCGGGTCGAAGGCCAGCACGGCGGCGCGGCTGGTTTCCTCTCCCCAGGCGGCGCCCAGGCCGTGCCGGGCTTCCCACTGCGCCAGCGGCTGCGGCGGCTTGGGGCCGATGCCGGCGGCGACGTTGGTGGCCGAGCCGACCGACAGGAACAGCGTCTTGTCGTCCTTCGAGAACGCCAGCGTGCGCGTGACGTGGCCGCCGCCGGTATCGGCGATCTTCTCGACGATGGTCTCCGGCGCGCCCTGCGCTTTCAGGTCGCCCACGCCGTACGGGATGCGCACCACCGAGTTCACGTTGGCCACGTACAGGTACTTCGGATTGGCGCCGGACGGCCACAACGCCAGGCCGTAGGGGCGCGACAGGCCGCTCGCGAACACGCTGGTGCTGGCGGCCTTGCTGCCGTCCTGGGACGGGCGCAGGATGCGCACTTC
The genomic region above belongs to Massilia forsythiae and contains:
- a CDS encoding DUF885 domain-containing protein, with amino-acid sequence MNHIIKLGALAAACLIACAPAGAAAQSPAKASTAASAAAQQLNRLGDEYWDAQARFNPIAASEAGDPRFSDQIGMAIDPKVRARQFALYKEFVKRLHAIPREGLSQRDRTSWDILDFDLASTLRFEAFPEHLLPLDQMESIPVDLANYASGQGAQPLATPKDYQAYLRRLEQLGPWIDQAIADMREGVKRGVTLPKAVMTSALPQFKQLVAASAEDSIYYTPVKHFPGAFTAADKARLGAAYRNTIGNKVNPAIKRLADFLEHEYLPACRTSTGWSALPQGMDWYLARVASQTTTSLQPEQIHQIGLEEVARIQGEYARIGPQMGYTGPAAGLPTWVSEQAKYKPFKTEGEIVDVFRKLNTTLNAKLPALFSLRPKTPLDIRLEPELTRATASDHYTPPAVDGSRPGVFWSVVNDPAQYGDTGMVTLFLHEGQPGHHFHIALTQELGLPTFRKFYFNNAFTEGWALYAETLGKEMGLFDKPEDYFGHLNDEMLRAVRLVVDTGMHAKGWTREQSIQYMRTTLGYPEATGRSETERYMAWPGQALGYKVGALKIQELRRRAEAALGPKFSLPKFHEIVLGEGTLPLALLEKKVDRWIAESK
- a CDS encoding PQQ-dependent sugar dehydrogenase gives rise to the protein MHNKIIAAQLAACGWLALAANVPAHAAPVDGQAYFAQNCASCHTVDAGMGSRAGPGLYNVVGRRAGSLAGYNYTDALAKAGAAGKTWTREQLDVFLRDPNKDVPGTAMPIGIADAAPRAAVIDYLAAQSGKGAAPAKSAAAGATAGNGARSGAWTDDKPGDLHRITVDDLLQPYASDSAGNGPKVARRPDGALPAVPRGFKVSVFAGDTGKARLALRAPNGDIILSEAASGEVRILRPSQDGSKAASTSVFASGLSRPYGLALWPSGANPKYLYVANVNSVVRIPYGVGDLKAQGAPETIVEKIADTGGGHVTRTLAFSKDDKTLFLSVGSATNVAAGIGPKPPQPLAQWEARHGLGAAWGEETSRAAVLAFDPDGKNRRPFANGLRNCVGMLVHPGTGDLFCNVNERDELGDNLPPDYVTRVKQGGFYGWPWYYLGAHEDPRLKGIRPDLRDKVTVPDTLIQAHSAPLGMTVYQAPAGAKNAFPKEYEGDIFVALHGSWNRGIRTGYKVVRVTMKNGVPTGQYQDFMTGMVLSDRDVWGRPAAVTVAADGALLVVDDAGGVVWRIAPDR